In the genome of Notamacropus eugenii isolate mMacEug1 chromosome 5, mMacEug1.pri_v2, whole genome shotgun sequence, one region contains:
- the LOC140503626 gene encoding sialic acid-binding Ig-like lectin 13 isoform X2 — translation MLVCLLLLPIFCGGLLQEKAEVNLNVTERVTVQQNLCVEVPCTFSYLGKDKVNNQIFFFWYLRGENNGTLVATNNPNSNISEKFRDRFSVIGTQSHDCTLSIKNAQKLDTGKYTLIMEEGEFKHKFENKVFINVSDLTQKPHIQVPETLKAGVQETLICMMPGACEGENSHTFLWIGSALSSQNPGNRTYASSKLSFIPKPRDHGTKITCQVTFKRSCVTSEKTIQLRVTYPPKKPTIQVHQGNWTVPRPLGNVSYLPVLEGESLSLSCTVESNPAVSLSWTKGKQTLTSSQLSVVSLQLQQVGPNNSGEYTCQTVDQQRPKKTSLMLSVQYPPKMLSSSCSWTEKGLLCTCSVQAHPVPSLRWWLGDSPVQDNGSNDALQVVSSTSEVCTNSSLSLRQRPDPTLNLRCEGKNRHGTHSVIILLVPDKTTPSTEMNKKTLILGAACGAVVTGLLALGLFIIMVISLRLCSSIKSFEALR, via the exons ATGCTGGTATGCCTGCTCCTGCTGCCCATCTTCTGTGGGG GGCTTCTCCAAGAAAAGGCAGAGGTCAATCTCAATGTCACTGAAAGAGTGACAGTTCAGCAGAATCTGTGTGTAGAAGTTCCTTGTACCTTCTCCTACCTTGGGAAGGACAAAGTCAACAATcagatctttttcttttggtaCCTGAGGGGAGAAAACAATGGTACCCTAGTGGCCACCAATAACCCCAATTCAAACATATCTGAAAAATTTAGAGACCGTTTCAGTGTTATTGGGACCCAGAGCCATGACTGCACTCTGTCCATCAAGAATGCTCAGAAATTGGACACAGGGAAATACACGCTCATCATGGAGGAAGGAGAATTCAAACATAAGTTTGAAAATAAAGTGTTTATCAATGTATCAG ACTTGACACAGAAGCCGCATATCCAAGTCCCAGAGACCCTGAAAGCTGGGGTCCAAGAGACCCTGATCTGCATGATGCCAGGAGCCTGTGAAGGGGAGAATTCCCACACCTTTCTCTGGATAGGATCTGCCCTTTCTTCCCAGAATCCTGGCAACAGGACCTATGCCTCCTCGAAGCTCTCTTTCATTCCAAAACCCCGGGACCATGGCACCAAAATCACTTGTCAAGTAACCTTTAAGAGATcctgtgtgacctcagagaaAACTATTCAGCTCAGAGTCACCT ATCCTCCCAAGAAGCCGACAATTCAGGTTCACCAGGGAAACTGGACAG TCCCAAGGCCTTTGGGAAATGTGTCCTATCTGCCAGTCTTAGAGGGTGAGTCCCTGAGTTTGAGCTGCACTGTGGAAAGTAACCCGGCCGTCTCTCTGAGCTGGACTAAGGGGAAGCAAACTCTGACCTCCTCCCAGCTTTCAGTTGTGAGCTTGCAACTTCAGCAGGTGGGGCCAAATAACTCTGGAGAGTACACCTGCCAAACTGTAGACCAACAGAGACCCAAGAAGACCTCCCTGATGCTTTCTGTGCAAT ACCCCCCAAAGATGCTCAGCTCTTCTTGCTCCTGGACTGAGAAGGGCTTGCTCTGTACCTGCTCTGTCCAGGCTCATCCAGTCCCCTCCCTCCGCTGGTGGCTGGGGGACAGCCCAGTGCAGGACAACGGCAGCAATGATGCCCTCCAGGTGGTATCCTCTACTTCAGAGGTCTGCACCAACAGCAGTCTGAGTTTGAGGCAAAGGCCAGATCCCACCCTCAACCTCCGCTGTGAGGGGAAGAACAGGCATGGGACCCACAGTGTGATCATCCTGCTGGTTCCAG ACAAAACTACTCCAAGCACTGAAATGAACAAGAAAACACTGATCCTGGGAGCTGCCTGTGGGGCTGTTGTCACTGGCCTCTTGGCTCTTGGCCTCTTTATCATTAT GGTTATCTCCTTGAGACTGTGTTCATCAATCAAGAGTTTTGAGGCCTTGAGATAA
- the LOC140503626 gene encoding sialic acid-binding Ig-like lectin 13 isoform X1, which yields MLVCLLLLPIFCGGLLQEKAEVNLNVTERVTVQQNLCVEVPCTFSYLGKDKVNNQIFFFWYLRGENNGTLVATNNPNSNISEKFRDRFSVIGTQSHDCTLSIKNAQKLDTGKYTLIMEEGEFKHKFENKVFINVSDLTQKPHIQVPETLKAGVQETLICMMPGACEGENSHTFLWIGSALSSQNPGNRTYASSKLSFIPKPRDHGTKITCQVTFKRSCVTSEKTIQLRVTYPPKKPTIQVHQGNWTVPRPLGNVSYLPVLEGESLSLSCTVESNPAVSLSWTKGKQTLTSSQLSVVSLQLQQVGPNNSGEYTCQTVDQQRPKKTSLMLSVQYPPKMLSSSCSWTEKGLLCTCSVQAHPVPSLRWWLGDSPVQDNGSNDALQVVSSTSEVCTNSSLSLRQRPDPTLNLRCEGKNRHGTHSVIILLVPDKTTPSTEMNKKTLILGAACGAVVTGLLALGLFIIMVKILKGQSAEVRTKTSETEINVDNRPLTSEAIPLTPDGKLKLKSSLRPPPHDTSCPTSEEGPELHYASFDFQKLKPRKPQESAYTDTEYAEIKFKKSPL from the exons ATGCTGGTATGCCTGCTCCTGCTGCCCATCTTCTGTGGGG GGCTTCTCCAAGAAAAGGCAGAGGTCAATCTCAATGTCACTGAAAGAGTGACAGTTCAGCAGAATCTGTGTGTAGAAGTTCCTTGTACCTTCTCCTACCTTGGGAAGGACAAAGTCAACAATcagatctttttcttttggtaCCTGAGGGGAGAAAACAATGGTACCCTAGTGGCCACCAATAACCCCAATTCAAACATATCTGAAAAATTTAGAGACCGTTTCAGTGTTATTGGGACCCAGAGCCATGACTGCACTCTGTCCATCAAGAATGCTCAGAAATTGGACACAGGGAAATACACGCTCATCATGGAGGAAGGAGAATTCAAACATAAGTTTGAAAATAAAGTGTTTATCAATGTATCAG ACTTGACACAGAAGCCGCATATCCAAGTCCCAGAGACCCTGAAAGCTGGGGTCCAAGAGACCCTGATCTGCATGATGCCAGGAGCCTGTGAAGGGGAGAATTCCCACACCTTTCTCTGGATAGGATCTGCCCTTTCTTCCCAGAATCCTGGCAACAGGACCTATGCCTCCTCGAAGCTCTCTTTCATTCCAAAACCCCGGGACCATGGCACCAAAATCACTTGTCAAGTAACCTTTAAGAGATcctgtgtgacctcagagaaAACTATTCAGCTCAGAGTCACCT ATCCTCCCAAGAAGCCGACAATTCAGGTTCACCAGGGAAACTGGACAG TCCCAAGGCCTTTGGGAAATGTGTCCTATCTGCCAGTCTTAGAGGGTGAGTCCCTGAGTTTGAGCTGCACTGTGGAAAGTAACCCGGCCGTCTCTCTGAGCTGGACTAAGGGGAAGCAAACTCTGACCTCCTCCCAGCTTTCAGTTGTGAGCTTGCAACTTCAGCAGGTGGGGCCAAATAACTCTGGAGAGTACACCTGCCAAACTGTAGACCAACAGAGACCCAAGAAGACCTCCCTGATGCTTTCTGTGCAAT ACCCCCCAAAGATGCTCAGCTCTTCTTGCTCCTGGACTGAGAAGGGCTTGCTCTGTACCTGCTCTGTCCAGGCTCATCCAGTCCCCTCCCTCCGCTGGTGGCTGGGGGACAGCCCAGTGCAGGACAACGGCAGCAATGATGCCCTCCAGGTGGTATCCTCTACTTCAGAGGTCTGCACCAACAGCAGTCTGAGTTTGAGGCAAAGGCCAGATCCCACCCTCAACCTCCGCTGTGAGGGGAAGAACAGGCATGGGACCCACAGTGTGATCATCCTGCTGGTTCCAG ACAAAACTACTCCAAGCACTGAAATGAACAAGAAAACACTGATCCTGGGAGCTGCCTGTGGGGCTGTTGTCACTGGCCTCTTGGCTCTTGGCCTCTTTATCATTAT GGTGAAGATTCTTAAGGGGCAGTCAGCAGAAGTGAGGACCAAAACATCTGAGACTGAAATCAATGTGGATAACAGGCCCCTTACCTCAGAAGCCATCCCCCTT ACTCCAGATGGGAAGCTGAAGTTGAAAAGTTCCCTGAGGCCTCCACCCCATGATACATCATGCCCCACCTCTGAGGAGGGACCAGAGCTACATTATGCCTCCTTCGACTTCCAGAAGTTGAAACCCCGAAAACCCCAGGAGTCTGCATATACTGACACTGAGTATGCTGAGATTAAGTTTAAGAAATCACCTCtgtga